A stretch of DNA from Melopsittacus undulatus isolate bMelUnd1 chromosome 23, bMelUnd1.mat.Z, whole genome shotgun sequence:
GACATTGGAAGGTACCTGAACCCAACCCCGTCAGCCCCATTACACAATATAGACATTAGGAAGGACCCAAACCCACATCCCCATTACACAACATTGGACATCAGGAGGAACCCCAACCcgaccccattaccccatagggCAACATGGACATAGAGAAGGACCCAAACCCAcaaccccatcacccccattacaCAACACTGGACATCATGAAAGACCCCAACCcaaccccatcacccccataggGTGACAATGgacccccagacccccccccctcacctccccTCCAGGCTCCTCTCCCTGGCGATCACTCCCTCCTCGAACTTGATCATGAGGGTGGTTCCCTTGTGCCAGTGAGCAGTGACCCTGGCGGGGAAGCCTCCGGCTGCGAGCGCAGCCTCCAGCAGCCCCGCGGTGAACGCGGCGCAGTTGAGGCTGCTGTTGTGCCGCGGCACCGACACGAACGCGTTCACCAGCGGCTCGCGCTCGATCACGTAGTAGGTCCTGGCGTCGTCGTTGGCCTGCTCCAGGCGCTCGGCCTCGCGCCCGAACAGGCCTCGCCACAGAGGCCCCTTGACGAACAGCAGCGCCGGCAGCAGGCGCGTGTCCCGGCGCCCCGGCCGCTCCCGCGCCGCCAGGGCCTCGAGGGCGCGAGGACCCACGTGGCGGCCCAGGCGCGCCAGTCGCGCCTGCAGCTCCGCCACCGAGCGCACGCGGCGCTGGCTGTACTGAACCAGCTCCGAGAACAGCAGCGCGAAGGCTCCGGCCGGGACCTCAGAGCGGGAGCCCCACAGGGGGCGGTCCAGGGAGGGGGCTTTGGGGCGGGTGAAGCGCGGCTCCATCTGCGGGGTAGAGGGaatggggtcagtggggagcaatggggatcaatgggggtaatgggggtaatgggggtcaatgggagtcaatggggatcaatggggcccAATAGGGGCCAATGGGGTTAAATTGGGCTCAATGCAGTtaaatggggctctatggggcccactggggttcaatggggttcaatgcCCAATGGGGCCCAATGGGGTTCAATAGGGTTCAGTGGGGcccaatggggttcaatggggctcaatggggctcaatgccCAATGGGGTTCAATAGGGGCCAATAGGGTTAAATTGGGCTCAATGCAGTTAAATGGGGCCCAATGGGGTTCAATAGGGTTCAGTGGGGCCCAATGAGGTtcaatgggggtcagtgggggtcaatggggatcaatggggttcaatggggctcaatgcaGTtaaatggggatcaatgggggtcaatggggtaatggggtaatgagggtaatgggattcaatggggatcaatggtaGTCAAAagggatcaatgggaatcaatggagggaatggggtaatggggctaatgggggaatggggggaatggggctcAATGCAGTtaaatggggatcaatggggcccaatgggaggcaatggggatcaatgggggaatggggggatgaggataatggggtaatggggtattGGGGCAATAGGgggaatgggggcaatgggggtcaatgggagtcaaaagggatcaatgggggaaatgggggtgatggggaaatggggataatgggggtaatggggctcaatgggattcaatgggggtcaatgggagtcaaaagggatcaatgggaatcaatggggggcaatgggggacaATGAGGGTAATGAGGGCAATGGGGCTCAAAACGAATCAATGGAaatcaatgggggtaatggggtcagtgggatcaatgggggtaatggggataatGAGGTAATGAGGGtaatgggattcaatggggttcaatggggatcaatgggagtcaaaagggatcaatgggaatcaatggggggcaatggggatcaatggggcccAATAagggtcaatggggttcaatgggacccaatggggatcaatagggatcaatggggcaatggggataatggggtattggggcaatgggggtcaatgggagtgaaaagggatcaatgggactcaatgggcaCCAATGGGAGTCAAAGCAGATCAATGGGGGCAACAGGGATCAATGGAATTCAAtagggggtcaatggggtgggggttggggggtccatggggggtgCAGAGCGCATTTGAGCCCCTCTATGTGTCTGGGGGTGCGGGGGGAGTCAGAGGGGTTCGAGGGGTGCGGGGGGGGTCAAGGGGCACTCAATGGGGCTCATTGGGGTTCAGTGGGGTGTTGGGGGAATCAATGGGGCCCAATGGTGTTCAATAGTGTTCAACAGGGCCCAATGGGGGTGGCGGGGggctcaatgggggtcaatggggttcaacGGGACTCAGTGGGGGTGCCGGGGGGGGTCAATCGGGTTCAATGCGGCTCTATGGTgttcaatggggctcaatggggccCAATCGGGTTCAATGGGGcccaatggggctcaatggtgttcaatggggctctatggggctctatggtgttcaatgggtctctatgggtctctatgcgGGTCAgtgccctccccccccccgttaccgACCCTGCTCCGTTCGCTGCCGCTCCCTTCGCTTTACGGCCGAGACTGTCGTAAAACCGCTGCGGAGAGGGAGCGGCTGCGCacggagggggcggggcctgaacggagggggcggggccactGCGGGCGTAACCCCGCCCACCATGGCCACGCCCCCCTCCcatggccccgccccctcccgtGGCTCCGCCCTCCtcggggggcggggggggacgGACCCCCGGGGTCATTTGGggtcacggggggggggggggggggcagtggaCATCTGGGGAGGCagctggggtgggggtgggggggaaggagggggtcGCTGACGTCATCGGTTACGTCATCGGACTCCCCAATGTGGGGGGGATGCAAAGTGACCCAGAGTTGTCCttggggggcacccatgggtgctatggggtgtatggggtgccatgggtgctatagggtgttGTGGGACACCCACAggtgctatggggtgttatGGAGTGCCccgggtgctatggggtgttgtggggcacccatgggtgctatggggtgttgTGGGTGCCCTGGGTGCTGCTATTGGGTGCTATTTAGTTCTATGGgagctgtgggtgctatggggtgtttttgggcacccatgggtgctggggctgctgtggggcacccatgggCACTCTGAGATACTATGGGGTGCCATGGGTGCTGTAGGTGCTATGGGTGCCTTGGGgcatccatgggtgctgtgggacacTATGGAGttctatgggtgctggggctgctatgggtgctatggggcacccGTGGGTGCTGTGAGATGCTATGGGGTGATCTTTAGTTTaagggtgctatagggtgttTTGGGGTACCCATGGGTGCCGTGGATTCAATGGAGATCTatggctgctggggctgctgtggggcacccatgggtgctgtgacatgctatggggtgcaatgggtgcAACGGGGTGCAACGGtgcaatggggtgcaatgggtgcaacgggtgctatgggtgctatgtgGCACCCATTGGGTGTTATGGGGtgccatgggtgctatgggtgctatggggcacccattgggtgctatggggtgcaatgggtgctatggggtgcaatgggtgctatgggtgctatgtggcacccattgggtgctatggagtgcaatgggtgctatgggtgccgtgggtgctgccccccccccgtgtcctcAATCCCTCCCTGGCACTCGGCACCAATCAACCAAATGGGCATTAATTGCACCCAAATCCTCCCGTGCCCCcaatcccctcccccctgccccccccgtgtcccacacagcacccatgggtgccccatagcacacacagcacccatgggtgccccatagcacccacagtacccatgggtgccccacagcacccacagcacccatgggtgccccacagcacccacagatAGCCAGCGCACCCCACAACGCCCATGGGCACCCCATAGTACCCCTAGCATCATGGgtaccccatagcacccacaaacacccacagcacccatagatgccccatagcacccataggcaccctatagcacccacaaacacccatgggtgccccatagcatccacaaacatccatagcacccatacatgccccatagcacccatagacaccccatagcacccatagcgcccatgccccccccccgtGTGCCCCCCCGcgctccctcccccccccctctccccatcccagtaTAAGTGCCgctgctgcactggggctgcACCCACCATGGCCGCACCAGGGGGCACAGAACCTgcgggggtgaggggggggcacccatgggggggatggggggcacccatggggggggggcagccgtggggggggcacccatgatgggggtggggggcacccggggggggttggggggtacccggggggggggtggggggcacccggggtgaggggggggggcacccatagggggggggttggggggcacCCGGGGGGGGTCCCTGAGGGGGGGGGTCCCGTTTGTGGGGGTCCCGTTAAAAGGGGGGTCTCTGCTTTAGGGGTGCCCCATTAAAGGGGGTACCTGTTAAGGGGGGTCCCTATTGAAGGGGTGTCCCTATTAAGGGGAGTCCCTATTTAAGGGGGGTCCCTATTAAAAGAGGGCCCTATTAAAGGGGTGTCCCTATTAAGGGGGGTCCCTATTAAAGGGGGTCCCTATTAAGGGGGGTCCCTATTAAGGGGGGTCCCTATTTAAGGGATTCCCTATTAAAGGGGGGTCCCTATTAAGGGGGGTCCCTATTACAGGGGGGGTTCCTATTAAAGGGGGCCCCTACTAAAGGGGGGGTCCCTATTAAGGGGGGTCCCTATTGAGGGGGGTTCCCCATTACCCTATGGGGGGTTCCCCATTAACCTCGGGGGGTCCCCCTTCCCCAATGGGGGTTCCCCATTAACCTCGGTCTCCACCTCAGGggactcccccccccccagacgGGGACTCCCCCCCCCCGGAGCACGAGGGATTCTTCTCCCTGCTGAGCtcagtgcagggagggaggatggAGGAACAGCGCTGCAGGCTGGGGGGGGGCggtgagcgggggggggggggctggggggggtatgggaggggttatggggggcataggggggtctatgggggggatgggggggtctgtgtggggcagagggggggctatggggggcatagagggggatggggggttgtggggggggcatggggggcagagggggggcttgggggggaatggggagcagagggggtctatgggggggatggggggtctgtgtggggcagagggggggtctgtgggggggtctatggggggcatagggggggtctatggagggtctatggggggcataggggggggtctatggggggcatAGGGGGGGTCTATGTGGGTGTCTAggggggtgcccatgggggtctgtgggagtgtctatggggggtctatggggggtctatggggtccctatggggtctccatgtgtctctatgtgtctctatggtctctatggttccctatggggtctctatgtgtctctatgtctctctatgtgtctctatgtgtctctatgtgtctctatggggtctctctGTGTCCGCAGGCTCCGAGGTCTCCCCCCCCCCGGAGCTGGAGTCGCTGCTGGAGCTTCTCGGCCGCTCTcagggcaggaggatggaggagcAGAGAGCGGAGGGGCCGAGGAcagggaaggtggggggggggggggggcaaagagggggggcaaagggggggggggggggggggctatgggggagcTATGGGGGGGCAAAgagggggtgcaatggggtcaatgggggggaatggggggatatgggggggcaattgggggggatgggagggcaatgggggggacaatggggggaatgaggtgggatgggaggggctatgggggagctatgggggggaatgggaggggctatggggggcaatggggggtacGGGGGGGCAACgttggggcaatgggggggatgTGGGTTACGggggggggacaatgggggggtaatgggggaatggggggctatggggggcaatggggtgagAATAGGGGACAATGAGGGCAATAGGGAGGCAATGGTGGGataatgggggaatggggagctatggggggacaatgggggggaagggagggctatggggggaatgagcagggaatggggggtatagggggatAATGAGAGGGCAATGAGGGCAATGGTGGGATaatgggggggaaaggggggggctatggggggataatgggggggcAAGGGAGGGCTATGGGGGAAtgagcagggaagggggaatggaagggctatgggggggctatggggtggaaATAGGGGGCATAGGGGGAGAATGGGGGGGCAAtgagggcaatgggggggcaatggtgGGATAATGGGAGAATGGGGGAACtatggggggggcaatgggggggcaaGGAAGGGCTATGGGGGGAAtgagcagggaagggggaatggGGAAGTTTGGGGGGGCCAATGAGGGGGGAATGGGGGCAATGGAGGGCTATGGGGGAAGGGTGGAAATGGGGGTGTACggggggggacaatgggggtgCAATGAGGGCACATGGGGGGGTCATTGGGAATCATTGAGGGGCAAtcggggtctatgggggggacaatgggggggtCATTGAAGGCCAtggaggggcaatgggggaggGGAATTGAGGGTCCCTGTATGGctgtggggggggaggggccccCCCCAataccaaccccccccccccattgcccccccaggACCAGGACTGAGCCCATGGAGCCGGATGCTgacaccccccatcccccccccatatccccatgacgtcacctcctgcccccccccatcctgtaccccccccccccccaataaagcccctccccccccgtgCATCGCTATGGGGCTGACACCAGGGCTggacttggggggggggaggggggggcatcCCCATCACTGTGACCCCCCCATGGGTgtttattggggggggggggcaggatgtGGCTCCTGGGGTGTCCACAGTGGTGCTGGGTCCAAAGCACGTCCATGGGGCAGGATGAGGCCCCTGGGGTGTCCACAATGGTGCTGGGTCCAAGGCATGTCCATGGGTCATTATGAGGCCGTGTCTTCAGTGGGGCCATGGTGCTGAACCATGGGGCAGGATGAggccccacatccctgtgcaTCCATGGGGCTGGGTACAGGCATGGCAATGGGGGCAGGATGAGGCCCCTTGTCCTCAGTGGGGCCATGGTgctgctctatggggcaggatgtggcccCTGGGGTGTCCACAATGGTGCTGGGTCCAGGGCACATCCATGGGGCAGGATGAGGCCGTGTCTTCAGAGGGGCCATGATgctgctctatggggcaggaggaggccCCACATCCCTTGTGCATCCATGGTGCTGGGTGCGGGCATGGCAATGGGGGCAGGATGAGGCCCTGGTTCCATTGTCCTCAGTGGGGCCATGGTGCTACTCCATGGGGCAGGATGAGGCCCCGTGTCCCTTGTCCCCAGTGCATCCATGCTGAGGGCTTGATGATGAAGCCAAGTGTCCCCATGGGTCTGTGGTGCTGGCTCAGGACCCGTCCATAGGGCAGGATGAGGCCCCACATCCCTTGTGCATCCATGGGGCTGGATACAGGCTTGGCAATGGGGGCAGGCTGAGGCCCCATGTCCTTTGTCCCCATGTATCAATGGTGCTGGCTCAGGACCCATCCATGGGGCAGGATGAGGTCTGGTGTCCCCACgtatctatggggcaggatcagGCCCCTCCTCCATCAGTCTCAGGGCTCCTTCCCCTCCCGCAGTCGCTGCTTCAGAGCTGCCAGGGCCTTGCgctgggggggcaatggggacaatggggtcaatggggggggcaatggggtccattggggtcaatgggggtggCATTGGGGTCCATTAGGGTCGTCACActggggggggcactggggaccattggggacaatggggtcCATTgggggggtcacaatggggggCCATTGGGGTCCATTGGGGATAATGGGGTCCATGCAGGGGGTCACACTGGGGGGGGCACTGGCGTCcattgggggcaatggggtccatgggggggggcactggggtcACGCAGGGGTCACGCAGGGGTCACACAGGGGTCACCGGGGTCACGCAGGGGTCACCGGGGTCACACAGGGGTCACCGGGGTCACGCAGGGGTCACTGGGGTCACCCAGGGGTCACTCACCCGCTCAGGGTTGTCCGGTGGAAAAATCTCCCTCTGGAAAAGAGCCGAgaatgggggagggggaggggcgaCCCCTTCTgaccccccccatgacccctccctgacccccccatgacccctatgagcccctccccctccctgacccccccatgaaCCCCTCCCCCTCCCTGACCTCCCCATGACCCCTATGAACCCCTCCCCCTCCttgacccccccatgacccccctcccctcccccccccgggtCCGTTCcccttggccccgccccctcccctggccccgccccctcccctggccccgccccctccgcaCCCTGCGCTGCACCACGTGATGCTGGAAGTACTCGGCCTGGTTGGAGACCCAGAAGAGACCCACAGGGAAGGAGAGATAGAGAAACATCTGTGGGGCACATAGGGATACatggggatccatagggatacatagggatatccatagggatacatgggGATACATGGGGATACCCATAGGGATACATGGGGATACCCATAGGGATACATGGGGATACATGGGGAtacccata
This window harbors:
- the TRAPPC5 gene encoding trafficking protein particle complex subunit 5; the protein is MEPRFTRPKAPSLDRPLWGSRSEVPAGAFALLFSELVQYSQRRVRSVAELQARLARLGRHVGPRALEALAARERPGRRDTRLLPALLFVKGPLWRGLFGREAERLEQANDDARTYYVIEREPLVNAFVSVPRHNSSLNCAAFTAGLLEAALAAGGFPARVTAHWHKGTTLMIKFEEGVIARERSLEGR
- the PET100 gene encoding protein PET100 homolog, mitochondrial, with product MGVKLEILRMFLYLSFPVGLFWVSNQAEYFQHHVVQRRREIFPPDNPERRKALAALKQRLREGKEP